A region of Ictidomys tridecemlineatus isolate mIctTri1 chromosome 4, mIctTri1.hap1, whole genome shotgun sequence DNA encodes the following proteins:
- the LOC144364740 gene encoding olfactory receptor 1J21-like, whose product MRRDNQSSVSEFLLLGLPIQPEQQGMYYALFLGMYLTTVLGNLLIILLIRLDSRLHTPMYFFLSHLALTDISFSSVTAPKMLMNMLTHTQSISYAGCISQEFCFVWFADLDSFLLTSMAYDRYVAICHPLHYPRIMSQNLCFLLVLVSWVLSFAIALLHTLLLARLSFLRSNTLPHFFCDLSALLKLSSSDTTVNQLAILIVGSVVITLPFICILVSYGHIGATILRRPSIKGIYKTFSTCGSHLSVVSLYYGAIIGLYFVPSSGNTNDKDVIVSVLYTLVTPMLNPFIYSLRNRDIKGALRNTLTRATFSV is encoded by the coding sequence atgaggaggGATAATCAGAGCAGTGTGTCCGAGttcctcctcctggggctccccaTCCAGCCAGAGCAGCAAGGCATGTACTACGCCCTGTTCCTGGGCATGTACCTGACCACGgtgctggggaacctgctcatcatcctgctCATCAGGCTGGACTCTCGCctgcacacccccatgtacttcttcctcagccaCTTGGCTCTCACCGACATCTCTTTCTCCTCAGTCACGGCTCCAAAGATGCTCATGAACATGCTGACGCACACTCAATCCATCTCCTATGCTGGGTGCATTTCCcaggaattttgttttgtttggtttgcagATCTCGACAGCTTCCTTCTGACCTCAATGGCCTATGACAggtatgtggccatctgtcacccatTGCATTATCCCAGAATCATGAGTCAGAACCTCTGTTTCCTGCTAGTTCTTGTGTCCTGGGTCTTGTCCTTTGCCATCGCTCTTTTGCACACCCTCCTCCTAGCCCGTCTCTCTTTCCTTAGAAGCAACACTCTGCCCCACTTCTTCTGTGACCTCTCTGCCCTACTTAAACTGTCCAGTTCAGACACCACCGTCAATCAGCTGGCTATTCTCATTGTAGGATCAGTGGTCATTACCCTTCCCTTCATATGCATTTTGGTCTCTTATGGCCACATTGGGGCCACCATCCTGAGACGACCCTCCATCAAGGGCATCTACAAAACCTTCTCCACATGTGGCTCCCACCTCTCTGTGGTTTCTCTGTACTATGGAGCCATTATTGGACTCTACTTTGTCCCCTCATCTGGAAATACTAATGACAAGGATGTCATTGTGTCTGTGTTGTACACTctggtcacccccatgctgaatcCCTTCATCTACAGTCTGAGGAATCGGGATATCAAAGGAGCTCTGAGAAACACCCTCACTCGAGCAACGTTTTCAGTGTGA